The DNA segment CGTTTcaaaagtttcatttttaaCGTTTGATGTTAAACAGGTGAGACGTTTAAGTGTTAAAATAAAGTCCAGTAACAATGGGAACCGTTTCATCTGAGCCGAACCGACAACGAAAGGAAAAGTTACCGATTTAACGGAACCGACGGTTGTTTGTTTAAACGATAATCTGGACTTTTAGAAGTCGTTATATTTTGAATGTAATCTGGCTGAAGCCTAAACACAGACAGTAGCAGTTTAAGTAAAACACAtggtgaacattaactctgatAAAGTCACGTTATCTCCGTTAACCTGCTTCGTTTCATATTAAacgtatttttattttaatgtagtgTTTCTTACCGTTTTTCCCTCTGACCTCCTCCACTTCAAACTCTGCGACTCTTTTCTCAAACATTTTGTGAATACTTTCAGTTGCAGTTGATAAAATCCATCGTGTCGTCGGTTAAATTCCTTTGTGGTCGATTTTAAAACTCGTTATTCCGCTTTGAACAGACCGACGCCTCCGTCTGTTTCCCGCTTAAAGCTTTTTAATCCAACGTCAGCGAAGAAAACTACAATTAAAGTTAATTtctgcagctgaaactgatcAAACGTTAAAATAATCTCCTAAACTTCTGCTCTGACTCATCTGACCGCCTTCTGCTTTACGTTACTGTTTTGTTCAGTATTTATACCCCCCCTCGCGCCTGACTCTGTCCAATCAGCGCTCAGACGTGTGCTCAATGTTTTGAACGGCCCGCCAATCACATTCAAGCTACGGTTTACGTCACGTCATGAATATTTAAATCGCGCGAGAGGAATTCGTAGAATTCAGAGCGGCGGGCGGAGGAAGCGCGCGCtgatggtgatgaagatgatgacgGGAAATAGGAGGACTGtttccccaacacacacacacacacacacacacacacacacacacacacacacacacacacacacacacacacacacacagcgagcTGTATCGAAATAAACCAACggttttgtttctctctgtgtcgCGCGCTTTCTTCCCACTCACGCACGCGCGTACAGAAAGTGAGCTCGAGGCCTCGGTTCAAACTGTCTCGGGTCTAAATGAGCTCAGTTTCCTGTTcctgtcaaaataaatgtgtcactgCAAGTTTACAAGAAAGTCCAAAATAagacaccacagaggaagaactcttcttcttcttcttcttctctgacagTGCTGATGACACTGAGAATACATAGTTTATTCTATAAAATTACATCATCATTAGTTTATGTTGTAATAATAATCTGTAAAGTTTCTGATGTGAAGTCAAGTTACACAACATCTGTAAATCTTTCTTAAATCTATATTAAATATGGATTCACAGCCCAGATTGATTTaatattcaaactgataaactttattgttctgTGTAAATctgcactcactctgcagcaggttGTAATGAAGTCGTGACAGGAgcctgtttcctgtcactgtgtgacatcatcacctcagtcagtgtttgggaactgaggacactaacTGTTGAAGTTTATCTGACTTCAGTGTCTCAACAGTCCCATGATGCACCTCTCCGAGGTCGACGCTTCATCATGCTCCACACATGTTCAGTGGGAGACAGgtgtggactgcaggcaggtcagtctgGTACCTGCACTCTGTCACTACGGAGACACGCTGTTGGAACACGTCACAATGTGTCTCACTGTCTCGCTGGAAGAAGACGGGACGTCCCTGAAAGAGACGGCGTCTGGacggcagcatatgttgctccaaaacctggatggacctttcagcattcatggagCCTTCACAGGTGTGAcgttacccatgatgcacctcaATCCATCACAAGTGCTGGCTTTGAGCTTTGAGCTGGTAACAGTCTGGATGGtcctgctcctttgtgtgaggaggaacaggaggagcactgccagagccctacaacatgacctccaggaggctactggtgtgcatgtttctgaccacaccgtcagaaacagactccattagggccccacgtcctctagtgggacctgtgctcacagcccagcaccttGACCTCCATGTCATGGCCAACAGTACCCTCACTACTGTTAGGTAccgggatgaaatcctcagaccttacgctggtgcagcgggccctgggttcctcctggtgcagagggccctgggttcctgctggtgcagcgggccctgggttcctcctggtgcagagggccctgggttcctgctggtgcagagggccctgggttcctgctggtgcagcgggccctgggttcctcctggtgcagagggccctgggttcctgctggtgcagagggccctgggttcctcctggtgcagtgggccctgggttcctcctggtgcagagggccctgggttcctgctggtgcagagggccctgggttcctcctggtgcagagggccctgggttcctgctggtgcagagggccctgggttcctcctggtgcagagggccctgggttcctcctggtgcagagggccctgggttcctgctggtgcagagggccctgggttcctcttggtgcagagggccctgggttcctcctggtgcagagggccctgggttcctcctggtgcagagggccctgggttcctgctggtgcagagggccctgggttcctcttggtgcagagggccctgggttcctcctggtgcagagggccctgggttcctcctggtgcagagggccctgggttcctgctggtgcagcgggccctgggttcctgctggtgcagagggccctgggttcctcttggtgcagagggccctgggttcctcctggtgcagagggccctgggttcctcctggtgcagagggccctgggttcctcctggtgcagtggactctgggttcctcctggtgcagtggactctgggttcctcctggtgcagagggccctgggttcctcctggtgcagagggccctgggttcctcctggtgcagagggccctgggttcctcctggtgcagtggactctgggttcctcctggtgcagtggactctgggttcctcctggtgcagagggccctgggttcctcctggtgcagtggactctgggttcctcctggtgcagtggactctgggttcctcctggtgcagagggccctgggttcctcctggtgcagtggactctgggttcctcctggtgcagagggccctgggttcctcttggtgcagagggccctgggttcctcctggtgcagtggactctgggttcctcttggtgcagagggccctgggttcctcctggtgcagagggccctgggttcctcctggtgcagagggccctgggttcctcctggtgcagagggccctgggttcttcctggtgcagagggccctgggttcctcctggtgcagagggccctgggttcttcctggtgcagagggccctgggttcctcctggtgcagagggccctgggttcctcctggtgcagtgggccctgggttcctcctggtgcagagggccctgggttcctcctggtgcagagggccctgggttcctcctggtgcagagggccctgggttcctcctggtgcagagggccctgggttcttcctggtgcagagggccctgggttcctcctggtgcagagggccctgggttcctcttggtgcagagggccctgggttcctcctgtgAGACAGTATGTATCCgtacacacactgagtcacatgatGAGTTGATGTGATAAAATTGACACacgttggatcagcctgtgatttacatgtttgactttcagtgtgattttgaatccagccctcagtgtgTCGATggttttggtttccactgactgttgtcatgttgtttttaaaataatatttttaaatgaataattggAAACCTGACACATTTTTGGAACTGCATCACTCTGTGATTTCAGCATctgtgaataaaaataaatctttgtaaaaaaaaaaagaaaattgacCCTCATCACACAGATGTTGCAGCGTAGTGGATGATCGCAGGTTTACGATGCAAACGTTCTGATGTTAAATTTTTGTCTCTGTGACCTTCAAACGACCCGTGTGTGCCAACCTGCCCCGCTCTCCCCAAACTGTGGTCACTCTCCTGTGTACCAGCACTGTGACGTCGGGTCAACTCTGAGTTTAAATGTTGATTtataaaagtaaagaaaaacttCCAGTTTTCTAAGACTAAACTGATAAATatacaaaacataaacagatgtttgtttgttgtgtctcAGTAACACAAGTCAGCCTTCTGTATGTGTGGGGCATTAACACGACAGCAGCACTGACTCTGAGGATCTACCTGTTTctgtaacacacacaacacGTCACGTGTCTTCATGGTGACGACAAATTGTTCCTGATAAACATCATAATAATTAACACTTAATATTTCCATAATGTTGAAGAACAATAAGATCTTTTGTTTCCTGCTTTTTGTTGTGAAATCAAAAACTTTATCAGGATTGTTGCTAACGGTGCCAACAGAAACGCTGTCAGGACATTTGGTGGTTTGATATGTTCAGTCTGGGCGTCTCTGTGACCTCGAGGGTTTGGGACACTGACTTTGTATTTAACTTTTCACAATCTGCTGTTTGACACTTGTTCAGAGATGTTTTTACACATGACGTGTTAAATAAAGGAAAGAGGAAGGATAGAAAGACGAAAATATGGTGGAGGATTTTGCAAATGTGtgagacacagagcagcagccGGAAAAGGAGGAAGTAGGTGAataaaaaacaggagaaaggaAGTCAGCAAGAAATATGAGGATACACAGAAGAAGGAAGAACAGATGAGGAAACAAaggtagaggaggaggaagaggaggagacagatcAAAGTGTTTGAGTgcagaacagaaaaaaatatcccaaacattttggtgtttttttcagaaacattttcctctttttattCCAAGAAAAAAAGGTCTTTTCATCCCAAacgataaaataaaataaaacaaacttatattattaataataacaacaataatcaaTCATTAAGAGGATAAGTATGACAATTTTTTatctcctttttttaatttgtcgcTTTTTTCTCTATGATGATATTGGTCGTGGTCGATTAAACATGCAGCTAAATAAGtccgatgatgatgatgatgatggaggtggtgatggtggagaggaggaggaagaggaggaggaagaggaagacaacaaggagagagacagaggaggtgaAGTCAGTGCTGGCTGTGGATTtcccagatgatgatgatgacgatggtgATGAAGGAGAGGAGCTGCGCAGCTTGAAGAACAAAATAAGACTTCAGGTGATAGCTTGCTCGCTAACGAGCATGCTAACGTAGCCTCTGATTAGCATTcctcattgaaaacaatggtctGTTAGCCGCAGAGCTAATGTCTGCTGACACCAGAACAAAATCCCAAATGACgtatgtgaatttcaaaataaagtttaaatcaCAACTGATCCCAAATCAGCGTTAAGACTGAGCTCCAtctgagggggggggggcaggaaggaaaggagggaaggaaggaaaggagaggagacgaGTGATGAGCAGATGAGTTGAAACGCCTGCAGAAAAGAACGAGTGTGCATCtctttgatgttttatttttttccctggtCGATCTCCTTCTGTGGGTcagaggtgaggaggaggaggaggaggaggagacgggGGCAGGATGATGGTGGAGGCGAGGaggggaggtcaaaggtcatcgttgtgtgtgcgtgtgtgcatgtgtgtgtgggccgGCTATCAGCTGCTGTCAGGTGACGGCTCTCTCTCTCGGTGCATAGCGGCGGCGCTCTGGTGTTTCATGCTGTCCAGGTACTCCTGCTGAGAGACGGCCAGCACCGACGCCAGAATCTCATCGTCCTCCCAGTCCGTCagacctgacacacacacacacacacacacacacacacgatcaaTATATAAGTAAGGTTGAATATAATAACTATGATCAGGTTATTGTTTGGACTCTGAGCTGACTGAGACGCAGTGAGGACGGACGGCGGCGTGTTCATCAGAAACACTTCCTGATGATGAGTGAAGAAAACACGACGACggagcagaaacaaacagaaacttcTTACTGAGTCAAAAACTTTCTGTtctctgataaaaaaaatacttcagtgttcacagctgtgctgaaaacatctgataacatctgttttcacagaGCAACACCGGCTTCACCTTAGATACCccccacccaaacacacacacacacacacacacacacacacacacacacacacacacacacacacacaccctgcagcTTCCTGCTGACTGTAAACAGCAGCAGTGTCAATATaacaaagtaaaaatactctCTTACAGTACTCAAGTATTTTCTGGGAGTTTTTGAACATAActtgagttttatttttctgtcaactttaacttttactcCAGGATCTGTGTGTTTCTAATGTCCTACAAAATTAGTGACTAAGTGGGCGGAGCTAACAGCTTACATCACAGCCTATTGTTTTAATTCTCTTTTTACTGAGGCAGATGACTCAGTTTCTATCAGACACgtttttaatcttatttttatttgttttgttcagTTGTTGTTCAAAAGTAgccgttagcagctaactcaaagaagaagaacagcagctgttagcagttagcagctaactcaaagaagaagaacagcagctgttagcagttagcagctaactcaaagaaggacagcagctgttagcagttagcagctaactcaaacaatgaggtccaggagctccttaccctctgagcagaggacgagatcagccgccatataacagggacgcgaaatgattgttattgacatgtgatgtcattgttattgtttataaagagctgctgacacgtatgttatatgtcacactacaggccgacgctgttgtgttacatgtcacgcctcttttgactctgtgatgtcatcatgctgtctgacatcacacactggagccacATGATGCCGCCGTCGTTTActtttgtgtaaaaatgcaaaggcggtGTAAAGACAGGACGTAGTAGCGTCGAGGTAGTAGTGAAGAGGGTTAAAGAAACCAGATGCAACCACGGCgggaaaaacattttggtggACACACGGGCTACATACACAACACAGATGTTAAAGAGCGGCAGACGCAGCAGGAAATACTTCCTTTCTAAAGTACCTGAGCTGCAGGTGTAGCTGTACTTGGAGTTATAATTAGTATCTTACCAAATGCTGTAGGTGACATCTCCTGCATGATGGCTCTGTACTCCAAATGATGACGACTCTGATTACTGGGACctacacgcacgcacgcacgcacgcacgcacgcacgcacacacacacacacacacacacacacacacacacacacacacacacacaggttaaagtCAGGTGTTCCTCAGTGCCACAGACTTCAGCTCCACATGCAGTACtgtcagagtatttttacagttaggggggtgagtgtgtgtgctgtgttcatGAGGCTcctcacaaatgtgtttttgtgtgtgtgtgtgtgtgtgtgtgtgttacctggtgCGCAGGGGGAGGGAGGTTTGCTCAGGATGAGGGCGGCTCCAGCGGGGGAGGGGGGCTTGTTGTTGGTCGACGGGGCGGTCGTGAGGTCGGAGTGGGAGTGGGAGGGGTCGGAGTCCCGTTGCCGTGGCGACCGGGCGCTCCAGTCGTCCAGTCCGCTGGAGGCCGCCGCCGTCGCCGAGCTGCAGGTGGCGCTCGCCTTACGGGGCTGACGGAGAAAAGATGTTTATGGTTAATACACAGACTGCACAGCAGCGAGCTGTTGGTGCTTCCTTCATGGTGTTTgttcctcctccactgtgactcAACGACTGAAGTGACCGACGCAAGCTGAACAAACCAGCGTTTGTAGCGCAGCCTAACTTTGCAGCACTCCCATtgcaaaacattgaaaaagGAAACGGTGGTGCAGTGGACGCGTCCCTGAATCTGCTGCAGCTCATCAGCTCTGTAGTCTGACGTCAGTGGTTCATGACACCAGGTGTTTGTGTGGTGGCTCCTTCAACAAGCTGATTGGGCGACTTTAAACAGTTGTAACAGGTGAACATGATGCTGATGTCATCATTTCTGCTACATGCAGGGGTCTCCTCTGATAAAACATTCATAACCAAACAAATCTaagatcagctgatctcaacGAGCTGAACACTGGTCCTGTTGACTGAAACCTTTTCACACAGATCCTTAAACTgttacgccggatttccactggatgcgtgtccgttgcagaacggcagcgctggttatccgctgcgtgctccgccgtccgtcaatacccaccggctgcgtttgctgtgcggagcggtgcagctccgccggaagacatctcggtgcgctgccatgattaacatctcctcgtccatggtgttcacggggtgaaatgacgtctgaaaacctctgacctgttgacttcaggcctgcctccgcccattatgtagtttttaaggtgtagtgcagggaaatatgatccgccgtgaacactatgtactttattttgaaaattaacagcatgttttattgtgtttctgtgcacgattTCCTGCCCCgcatgatctgctctgtgctgaattgctgcgttttGCTCcagcgtccggcaaaaatagaagtcctgcgtatctgttgcggagggctccggagcgccggagctgagacggagccggaacgcagcacagccgcagccggtggaaacacacacattgactagaatggaatcctatcggctccgctgccgtgccggagcgcagacgcaaccaacacgcatctggtggaaattggcctttAGAAGTTTTAAAGTCTGACTGAAATGAAGTGATCACGCACTCAACACCACGTTCAGCTGACTGGTCACAGGAGGAAACCAGTCAAACCAGTTTTATGACACCCCCCCCCTCACCTGTCTGGCCTGTTTCTCCTGGTCCTGCAGCCACTGCAGGTATGACTCTCGGGCCACCTGCTCCTCGATGGCCTCGTTGGTCGCCTCCCAGTCCGTCGCTCTCTTCTTGTCCTCCAACATCTGCTGCTCGATCCACGACTCCTCCGACGTCTTGATGGCCGACTTCATCAGAGACTGCTCTGCGTActgggggagaggagagagggcggGGTTATGGAAAAGGCACTGCTCTAAATTTCCCATGATGCTTAGGAGGATGTGAACAAGAGAAATAACTTGAGCCCTGATGTTTTCAGTCTGTAGCGTCCGTGTGgtcacagtgtgacagctgacTGATGTGTGAGCAGCTCCTGATTGGACGATCAGACGATCactatgaaatgaaaacatgatgatCCTCAGGAGTCTCTGCAGCCTCTGTCCTCTGGGATTTAAAGTGGATTTATGGACGTTTATTCTGGATGACCAACAtgtgtttcatgtctgtgtgttcacattttactgagtcaagaagaaaaagaagaggaagaggaggaggaggaggagttttcATGGTTTAAGAATTTTCAGTTTTGCTCCAATCAGCAGCAGAACTACAATATCTCCCTTTCACCTCTCTTAGTATTTACACTTCCTGTTCAAGCCAGGAATATCAcgccattctgtataaaaggtatgGCCGTGAAATGggaggacagagttgtctcacctatAAGTCTGCATCAGAGGTAGGAACAGCACCAAAACGACTGTATAAacgggacagccagcaggacgggatcatggaCGGGACAGGTGTGATGTATTAGgtccgtttccactgaagaagttcctggtactatttggggggcaggaactactacaagaacgtcctctcgctcggccctctcaaccgccgtgtctccactgagagagcggagtacgaggaaggttcctgtaaagttacgggctctggatgtgacgtaatcgttgcgcgaccattttgaccggggcgacgtagggacgttgttagctgttagccgatagcggtgtctgtaataactcagtaaatggcccgtgaaaaaaatattttttccagcgaatgtcttagttacaacatgattgagctaactggagtagtttcatgtcgtatccgacaacgggaggcttttaacagatgacgtcctgatgttagctttgctgctgctgttagctgtccctgtcagctgcagccactgatgctttctagacatcgtgatttcccataaccgaataaacaccacacacagcaacacaaaactgctttgctagctcaatcatgttgtaactaagatatccactggaaaaaatatttttttcacgggccatttagtgagttttttttacatggcggcgaaagctatatgaacgagctaacccttgtctgctgagttttaaaaatgccggctattttgtagctttctgttgtcgtcacatccctccttgagtatatccaatcagcaccaagtaatccccaagccccagccggggagtctttcggggccgttctgagtacctaccccgaggcagggacttgtttagcccctgtaaaagttccggaactctgtccttagggggtggttcctgcggtggagacatgCACCAAcagccccggccccgtaaaattaccccgaagttcctgcggtggaaacgggcctatttaCAACGTGTGTGTGACCCACCgatgggagatttaaaaagcagctgttagcagttagcagctaactcaaacaatgaggtccaggagctccttaccctccgagcagaggacgagatcagccgccatataacagggacgctaaatgattgttattgacatgtgatgtcattgttattgtttataaagagctgctgacacgtatgttatatgtcacactagaggccaacgctgttgtgttacatgtcacgcctcttttgattctgtgaTATCATCAtgctgtctgacatcacacactggagccgCATGATGCCACCgtcgtttggttctgtgtaaaaatgcaaaggcgtgTAAAGACAGGACTTCGTAGCAGctctacagagacagactgcaACTTTTCATACTCTGGAAACCACACCCACCGGAGGGGAAAAGTGTCAGTGTCACATTATGTGTCCAAGAGCTGAAACTCGAACACAAGGACGCCCTCTAAAAGCATTCGATACCCCCCGTGGTCATAGAGCGTGTGGTTGAGGTACCCCTGGTTTGAAGGCAGGCAGTCCCAGTCCGACCCCGATCGTGGCCTTGTTTGGGTTCACCACAGAGTTGTAGTGGATGTTGCGGTGGTAgctcactctgattggctcgtCATTGTTCTGGTGGATGCCGTGGAACGTGTTGATTGGCtctgcaggaggaagaggaggaggaggagggttcaggctggtgggatgtgattggctgacagATGTAAGGCTCGTTATTGGACGGACAGACTCACCTGTGCTGTACTGGTACACCTCCACCGGTCTGTTGTACATCTCGGCCATCGCCTGCATCTCGATGTGGTTGCCGTGGcaattgtttttcctcttcctgttgaTGTATGTGGTGAAGTCCTCCGTCACGTAATTGGAGAAATAGTCGGCGTTCTTCATCTGGAGGGAAACAAAAAACTTTACAGACACTGACGGAAGGACGAGATGTTTAAATGCAGGAGGCTGCAGCAGAATTCAGAGCCACTCACCAGGTAGTCCATACAGTGTTTCCTGACCACTTCATGCATGTCCTGGTCTCCGTACACCTGatcagctgacagacagacagacagatacaatTCAAGTCAGGTTACAAGGAAAACTAAAACACCTTCATTCTCTGTGtaacagaaaaagaagaagccggtaacaacatggagaaatctacatccagagccgtgactttttggacggaccaaatgtacagagctgtaaagttgtccaccatggtagcagttagctgctagctaaccgtagctaacttgtttgtccattgtttggtctgtgacgtaataggtcaacaggaaaaaggtccaatactaacaagctgaaagggggcatatctccacctataataaatggattcccctcccgtgcttgtatactgggacaaggacagtaggccagttagatgtcctcgtccagctgggactgtagctccacttcactgttaCCATGGAAATGGACTGACTGAGAGACGAGCAGGGACAAGGTCTCAAATTAACACCAGCCAAGCATCAAATGTGGGTAGATTTTCCATTTGGAGAGAAATCCCAGAAGGCTATTCACCACACCGGCGGGTAAATGTCTGAACCAAAATAGCCATGTAATAAAAAAACTACACTGAAGGTCTCTTCTACATTTTGGTGTCATTTAGGAGCGCACTGCTCTGTGCACATCTAAAcagtcatatcttagagagctcatagtgccatattatcccaccagaacactgcgctctgagaacgcagggttactcgtggtccctaaagtctccaaaagtagatcaggagccagagccttcagctatcaggctcctctcctgtggaatcatcttcctgttacggtccgggaggcagacaccgtctccacatttaagactagacttaagactttcctctttgataaagcttatagttagggctggctcaggcttgccctgtaccagcccctagttaggctgacttaggcctagtctgccggaggaccccctataatacaccgggcaccttctctctctctctctctctctctctctctctctctctcctttgctaacactcatatCCTgttactacatgtcactaactggactgaggtttttttggggagtttttcctgatcagctgtgagggtcttaaggacagagggatgtcgtatgctgtaaagccctgtgaggcaaattgtgatttgtaaaATGTTGATACTGTGGTGAtgtgccacaaataaatgagtgTGTGGGAAACtcctgataataaaaataataaaaataataataataatgtgctgTGTTTAAATCGAACTGGAACTTGTTACTGTGAGTCAGGCAGAAGACACGATCTGATCTCCAAGGATTAATTCAcacctacatacacacacacacctacacacacacacacacacacacagggtgatATGTTGGGAGAttccctctctgtgtttctgaccTGTCACTGCTGTTCAACCATGTTCATTAGTTTTGTTATGAGTGTGTGTTCtgctttctttgtgtgtgtgtgtgtgtgtgtgtgtgtgtgtatgtggtcgATCAGCTTCAACAACATCACCGCTAActgacttcacacacacacacacacacaccgctgaTGAGAAAAAGGAAGTTGTCGGGGAGGTTCTGAGAATCGCCGTGGTGACGGACCATGTGACTTGCTGGAAATCAGACCAAAGTGATGCTCATTTGCATACCGCTGCctgcaacaggaagtgtgtgtgtgtgtgtgtgtgtgtgtgtgtgtgtgtgtgtgtcctggttCATGCAGTTCATTGTGTTTGACAGGCAGAGGTCATGTGATCTGCGGTGCGTTCATgaggaaaaaagtttttatcaAATTATCTGAGCAAGAaaagatttaaatgttttattgaagAATTTTTAGCTGCTGCTGAACTTTAAACGttactgtgttgttgttgtgttgttgtgttgttgttgcattGTTGCAGCTTTTCTCTCCAAATACTGAATCTGACACTTCAGCTCAAACTGTACCAGACTGCACTGTGAAGGTTCGTGTACCAGTGATGAACCGTCCTGACCCGAGGTCACTGTACGCCGCAACATGGAGAACACACTGATGTAGACTGATGCACATAATGTGGAACCAAAGTTC comes from the Epinephelus lanceolatus isolate andai-2023 chromosome 8, ASM4190304v1, whole genome shotgun sequence genome and includes:
- the otud5a gene encoding OTU domain-containing protein 5-A isoform X1, encoding MTILPKKKPSSGVGVSDHADDSDRRSGSDPHQHPHPHPHAGRTGARPRASPPPWSYQPAPPSARDDRRSIEASSRPQQASPPPVGSVSPVGPGDGRDSSGGMVAGSRGELVVSAGVVGCGGGIGSCCSGPGLSKRRRQAGTCSGGVVAALAGGGQPGVTGPGGVGSSQDTEEGAGNNSEDEYENAARLQSMDPATVEQQEHWFEKALREKKGFVIKKMKEDGACLFRAVADQVYGDQDMHEVVRKHCMDYLMKNADYFSNYVTEDFTTYINRKRKNNCHGNHIEMQAMAEMYNRPVEVYQYSTEPINTFHGIHQNNDEPIRVSYHRNIHYNSVVNPNKATIGVGLGLPAFKPGYAEQSLMKSAIKTSEESWIEQQMLEDKKRATDWEATNEAIEEQVARESYLQWLQDQEKQARQPRKASATCSSATAAASSGLDDWSARSPRQRDSDPSHSHSDLTTAPSTNNKPPSPAGAALILSKPPSPCAPGPSNQSRHHLEYRAIMQEMSPTAFGLTDWEDDEILASVLAVSQQEYLDSMKHQSAAAMHREREPSPDSS
- the otud5a gene encoding OTU domain-containing protein 5-A isoform X2, with amino-acid sequence MTILPKKKPSSGVGVSDHADDSDRRSGSDPHQHPHPHPHAGRTGARPRASPPPWSYQPAPPSARDDRRSIEASSRPQQASPPPVGSVSPVGPGDGRDSSGGMVAGSRGELVVSAGVVGCGGGIGSCCSGPGLSKRRRQAGTCSGGVVAALAGGGQPGVTGPGGVGSSQDTEEGAGNNSEDEYENAARLQSMDPATVEQEHWFEKALREKKGFVIKKMKEDGACLFRAVADQVYGDQDMHEVVRKHCMDYLMKNADYFSNYVTEDFTTYINRKRKNNCHGNHIEMQAMAEMYNRPVEVYQYSTEPINTFHGIHQNNDEPIRVSYHRNIHYNSVVNPNKATIGVGLGLPAFKPGYAEQSLMKSAIKTSEESWIEQQMLEDKKRATDWEATNEAIEEQVARESYLQWLQDQEKQARQPRKASATCSSATAAASSGLDDWSARSPRQRDSDPSHSHSDLTTAPSTNNKPPSPAGAALILSKPPSPCAPGPSNQSRHHLEYRAIMQEMSPTAFGLTDWEDDEILASVLAVSQQEYLDSMKHQSAAAMHREREPSPDSS